In one window of Chryseobacterium sp. JV274 DNA:
- a CDS encoding helix-turn-helix transcriptional regulator: protein MNTLRKGEYFGETNQMLNLEGLTITDTEYTHPFVDWHYHENAYFTFLLQGNMTEGNRKETYGCSAGTLLYHHWEDPHYNIKPDIFTRGFHIELSQSWFDHFDIQKNKVEGSFNIKDPNLKLLVYQMFKETKTNDLSFEIAVNQLLLHLFSQLTHQKKIVDRKPVWVRQINEILHESFTESLNLTELSKTLNIHPIHLSRDFHKYFHCNLGEYLRKLKLNKSLELLTLPHSLTDIAMECGFSDQSHFTRCFKENIGITPLKYRNLLKIH from the coding sequence ATGAATACTCTTCGTAAAGGCGAATATTTTGGAGAAACCAATCAAATGCTCAATTTAGAAGGATTGACTATCACTGATACGGAGTATACACATCCTTTCGTAGACTGGCATTATCATGAAAATGCCTACTTCACCTTTTTGCTTCAGGGCAATATGACAGAAGGAAACAGAAAAGAAACTTATGGCTGTTCTGCTGGAACATTATTGTACCATCATTGGGAAGATCCGCATTACAATATTAAACCGGATATTTTTACAAGAGGATTTCACATCGAACTCTCACAAAGTTGGTTTGATCATTTTGACATCCAGAAAAATAAAGTGGAAGGCAGTTTCAATATAAAAGATCCCAATCTGAAACTATTGGTTTATCAGATGTTCAAAGAAACGAAAACCAATGATTTATCTTTTGAAATAGCCGTCAATCAGTTACTATTGCATCTTTTCAGTCAATTGACCCATCAGAAGAAGATAGTTGATAGAAAGCCAGTCTGGGTACGTCAGATCAATGAAATTTTACATGAAAGCTTTACAGAAAGTCTCAATCTTACGGAGCTTTCTAAAACCCTGAACATCCATCCCATTCATCTCAGCAGGGATTTCCATAAATATTTCCACTGTAATCTGGGCGAATACCTCAGAAAATTAAAACTTAATAAATCACTTGAACTGCTGACTTTGCCCCATTCTTTAACGGATATTGCTATGGAATGCGGCTTTTCAGATCAGAGTCATTTTACCAGATGTTTTAAAGAAAATATCGGAATCACTCCCTTGAAATACAGGAATCTTTTGAAAATTCATTAG
- a CDS encoding beta-carotene 15,15'-monooxygenase, whose amino-acid sequence MPEFDLDSLKKTWQEQPVQPKYDDKEILQMLNRKSRNYIKYIFWISVVEFLFFSVLGLFYLFPEEESDSFRKMLERLGAQEAPEVENNFGHAYLAIKVLSLLITAYFVLKFYQNYRRIKIEENLKGLITRIIKFKTTVNAFILISIVLLLIFTFVLTAFIFYTLNSQNIQPSGSNLTIIIVGIVVSTLLGISMIWLYYRLVYGTIIKKLDKNLKQLKEIDSQES is encoded by the coding sequence ATGCCTGAATTTGATCTAGATAGTTTAAAAAAAACATGGCAGGAACAACCTGTTCAGCCTAAATATGACGACAAGGAGATTCTCCAGATGTTGAATAGAAAATCACGTAATTACATAAAGTATATTTTCTGGATCAGCGTTGTAGAATTTTTGTTCTTTTCCGTATTAGGTCTGTTTTATCTTTTCCCGGAAGAAGAATCAGACAGCTTCCGCAAAATGCTGGAAAGATTAGGCGCTCAGGAAGCTCCGGAAGTAGAAAACAACTTCGGCCATGCTTATTTAGCTATAAAAGTTTTAAGTTTATTGATCACAGCATATTTTGTATTGAAGTTCTACCAGAATTACAGAAGAATCAAGATTGAGGAAAATCTGAAGGGTCTTATCACCAGAATTATTAAGTTCAAAACCACAGTGAATGCTTTTATTCTGATCAGCATTGTATTATTGTTGATATTCACGTTTGTATTGACTGCATTCATATTTTACACTTTAAATTCTCAGAATATACAGCCTAGCGGCTCAAATCTTACCATCATTATAGTAGGAATTGTTGTCAGTACCTTATTAGGCATATCTATGATCTGGCTTTATTACAGACTGGTATATGGTACAATTATTAAAAAACTTGATAAAAATTTAAAGCAGCTTAAAGAAATAGATTCTCAGGAAAGTTAA
- a CDS encoding AMP-binding protein, which produces MPLSYVYGTSEVSLLGQTIGANLKSTVEKHPHQEALVCVHQNYRATYQEFYNQTTAVAKALLLLGAKAGDRIGIWSSNRYEWVLLQYATARIGTILVNINPAYRTHELTYVLNQSEVRFIFSSLSYKSSNYKEMVEYAKEVCPTLEHEIFFDETWEAFVNKGQDISDEVLHSFEEHVQFDDPVNIQYTSGTTGFPKGVTLSHHNILNNGYFIGIRLKYTEKDRVCIPVPFYHCFGMVIGNICCTAHGACMVIPNDSFDPEITLKAVSDEKCTSLYGVPTMFIAELAVKDFNKYDFSSLRTGVMAGSVCPPEIMKKVESLMNIKEMSICYGMTETSPVSTQTLIGTPLEKQVSTVGTVQDHLEIKIVDENGRTLKRGEHGELCTRGYSVMLKYWNDPENTKKVLDDARWMHTGDMAVMDKDGYITISGRIKDLIIRGGENISPKEIEDFLYTYTNILDVQIIGVPSERFGEEVMAWVKVRKGFTITAEELQEYCKGKIAHYKVPKYWKFVDEFPMTISGKIRKVEMREISMKELELGSFKD; this is translated from the coding sequence ATGCCCTTATCTTATGTATATGGAACTTCTGAGGTTTCATTATTAGGACAGACCATCGGAGCCAATCTTAAAAGTACTGTCGAAAAACATCCCCATCAGGAAGCATTAGTCTGTGTTCATCAGAATTACAGAGCTACTTACCAGGAATTTTACAATCAGACAACCGCTGTTGCAAAAGCTTTACTGCTTTTGGGAGCAAAAGCCGGTGACAGAATCGGAATCTGGTCTTCTAACCGTTATGAATGGGTTCTTTTGCAGTATGCCACTGCGAGAATAGGAACTATTTTAGTTAATATCAATCCGGCCTACAGGACTCATGAACTCACCTATGTCCTTAATCAGTCTGAAGTTCGTTTCATTTTTTCTTCCTTAAGTTATAAAAGCAGCAACTACAAAGAAATGGTTGAGTATGCCAAAGAAGTATGCCCCACCCTTGAACATGAAATATTCTTTGATGAAACCTGGGAAGCTTTTGTCAATAAGGGTCAGGATATTTCAGATGAAGTTCTTCACAGTTTTGAAGAACATGTACAATTTGATGACCCTGTTAATATTCAATATACTTCCGGAACTACAGGTTTCCCGAAAGGCGTCACGCTTTCTCATCATAATATTCTCAACAACGGTTATTTTATCGGAATCAGATTAAAATATACTGAGAAAGACCGGGTCTGTATTCCCGTTCCCTTCTATCATTGCTTTGGTATGGTTATCGGAAATATATGCTGCACAGCCCATGGAGCCTGCATGGTAATTCCCAACGACAGTTTTGATCCGGAAATTACTTTAAAAGCCGTTTCTGACGAAAAATGTACTTCTTTGTATGGTGTTCCTACCATGTTTATTGCTGAACTGGCAGTAAAAGATTTTAATAAGTATGATTTTTCAAGCTTAAGAACTGGTGTCATGGCAGGATCAGTATGCCCTCCCGAGATTATGAAAAAGGTAGAAAGTTTGATGAATATTAAAGAAATGAGCATCTGTTACGGAATGACGGAAACTTCGCCTGTATCTACCCAGACTTTAATAGGAACACCACTGGAGAAGCAGGTAAGTACTGTGGGAACTGTTCAGGATCACCTTGAAATAAAAATTGTGGATGAAAATGGCAGAACCCTGAAACGTGGAGAACATGGCGAACTTTGTACAAGAGGCTATTCTGTCATGCTGAAATACTGGAATGACCCTGAAAACACTAAAAAAGTACTGGACGATGCCCGCTGGATGCATACCGGAGATATGGCAGTAATGGATAAAGACGGATATATTACCATTTCAGGAAGAATAAAAGACCTCATCATCCGTGGCGGAGAAAATATTTCACCTAAAGAAATTGAAGACTTTTTATATACTTACACCAACATCCTTGATGTTCAAATCATTGGTGTTCCAAGTGAAAGGTTTGGGGAAGAAGTGATGGCCTGGGTAAAAGTGAGAAAAGGTTTTACCATCACCGCTGAAGAACTGCAGGAATACTGCAAAGGAAAAATTGCCCACTATAAAGTACCGAAATACTGGAAGTTTGTAGATGAGTTCCCCATGACTATTTCCGGAAAAATAAGAAAAGTAGAAATGCGGGAGATTTCTATGAAAGAGTTAGAATTAGGCAGTTTTAAAGATTGA
- a CDS encoding helix-turn-helix domain-containing protein, whose protein sequence is MHQEALLKEIRRKIGERSLNDEIANILNISYDAAHRRTSLKAKFSFEEALELAKYYQISLDQFLGTENQLVVKRTQPVRTTEDLLNYFENSLKILNVFQDITNSKVFYSAKDIPFFYTISGSMLSRFKFYVWMNLLNQDKFLSPFHEFNMEYHSVKNDMLKDLYDKQNVTEIWNDTTIMSALRQISFYYEMGLLKKNDVDLILDDLRKLLEGLEIKTLEKTNFQIYVNDLVILNNSILFKNEQQCSFFVPFSMFGYMMTNDKITCEDSLSYFEHQIKNSRSLNESGNRERKMFFNKMYEQIDRLKQNLS, encoded by the coding sequence ATGCACCAGGAAGCTCTATTGAAGGAAATCCGAAGAAAAATCGGGGAAAGATCTTTAAATGATGAGATTGCCAACATTCTCAATATCAGTTATGATGCGGCCCACAGAAGAACTTCTTTGAAAGCCAAGTTCAGCTTTGAAGAAGCGCTGGAGCTTGCCAAATACTATCAGATCTCACTGGATCAGTTCCTGGGAACAGAAAATCAATTGGTTGTCAAAAGAACACAACCGGTAAGAACCACCGAAGACCTTTTAAACTATTTTGAAAACTCATTGAAAATTTTAAACGTTTTTCAGGATATCACCAATTCTAAAGTATTTTATTCCGCAAAAGACATCCCGTTTTTTTACACCATTTCAGGTTCAATGCTATCCCGTTTTAAGTTTTATGTCTGGATGAATTTACTGAACCAGGACAAATTTCTAAGTCCTTTTCATGAGTTTAATATGGAATATCATTCAGTAAAAAATGACATGCTGAAAGATCTTTATGATAAACAAAACGTAACCGAAATCTGGAATGACACCACCATTATGAGCGCTTTGAGACAAATCTCGTTCTACTATGAGATGGGATTATTAAAGAAAAATGATGTAGATCTTATTCTGGATGACTTAAGAAAACTACTGGAAGGTCTCGAAATTAAAACACTGGAAAAAACTAATTTCCAGATATATGTGAATGATTTAGTAATTTTAAACAACAGTATTTTATTCAAAAATGAGCAGCAATGTTCCTTTTTCGTTCCTTTCAGCATGTTTGGATATATGATGACCAATGATAAAATCACCTGTGAAGATTCTCTGAGTTATTTTGAGCATCAGATCAAAAACTCCAGATCACTGAACGAATCCGGAAACCGGGAAAGGAAAATGTTCTTTAATAAAATGTATGAACAGATTGACCGATTAAAACAGAACTTATCATGA
- a CDS encoding LA_2272 family surface repeat-containing protein, translating into MKTRILFTAVLLFNSLAYASDSLKADSLKPRLIAASPSKNVRNVNGILFKYYDQEDHFKPKKVNGLGLGFNVVGIFLPPLMLFTLQSPGSWSLDDDYVVVPREKMNKINGLQLSLINMEPTVTNGLEINVSSNINTHAVTNGMSVSPFFNLHHEMKGISVAPLANVGQKCRGIQIGLYNKCEDFRGIQIGGWNENGKRKLPLINWNFKKQKTNKTL; encoded by the coding sequence ATGAAAACACGAATTTTATTTACAGCAGTTCTTTTATTCAATAGTCTGGCTTATGCATCAGACAGTTTAAAAGCAGATTCTTTGAAACCGAGATTGATAGCAGCTTCTCCTTCAAAGAATGTAAGAAACGTCAACGGAATTTTATTTAAATACTATGATCAGGAAGATCATTTTAAGCCTAAAAAAGTAAATGGATTAGGCCTTGGGTTCAATGTTGTAGGTATTTTCCTTCCTCCGCTGATGCTTTTCACTTTACAGTCACCAGGAAGCTGGAGTCTTGATGATGATTATGTAGTAGTTCCCCGTGAAAAGATGAATAAAATCAATGGACTTCAATTGTCTCTGATCAATATGGAACCTACGGTCACCAATGGTCTGGAGATTAATGTTTCTAGTAATATTAATACACATGCGGTGACTAACGGGATGTCTGTTTCTCCATTTTTTAATCTTCATCATGAAATGAAAGGAATTTCTGTAGCGCCACTGGCTAATGTTGGTCAGAAATGCAGGGGAATACAGATTGGTTTATACAATAAATGTGAGGATTTCAGAGGAATACAGATCGGCGGATGGAATGAAAACGGAAAGAGAAAACTTCCCCTCATCAACTGGAATTTCAAGAAACAGAAAACAAATAAGACGCTATGA
- a CDS encoding RNA polymerase sigma factor translates to MDSREKEFAKLIKDNQGLIIKVSRLYTNSLEDEEDLFQEIVLQLWRSYDSFKGNSKISTWMYRVALNTAITLFRKKSKSLPTNELDINHKDFVEDDDEKQQQVSLLYTVIKTLPNVERAIVMMYLDDLPYKDIAENLGITEVNARVKMNRLKKTLKEQMEKYA, encoded by the coding sequence ATGGATTCCAGAGAAAAAGAATTTGCGAAGCTTATTAAGGATAATCAGGGTCTGATTATCAAGGTATCGCGCCTGTATACCAATTCTCTGGAAGATGAGGAGGATCTTTTCCAGGAAATTGTTTTACAGCTCTGGAGAAGCTATGATTCCTTTAAAGGGAATTCCAAGATTTCCACATGGATGTATCGTGTAGCGCTCAATACGGCCATTACCCTCTTTAGAAAAAAAAGCAAAAGTCTTCCTACGAATGAGCTGGACATCAACCACAAGGATTTTGTGGAAGATGACGATGAAAAACAGCAGCAGGTATCACTTTTGTATACTGTAATCAAGACTCTTCCTAATGTAGAAAGAGCCATTGTCATGATGTATCTTGACGATCTGCCTTACAAGGATATTGCAGAAAACCTCGGTATCACTGAAGTCAATGCACGCGTGAAAATGAACAGATTAAAGAAAACCCTTAAAGAACAGATGGAAAAATATGCCTGA
- the asnS gene encoding asparagine--tRNA ligase, with protein sequence MKKQTIKEVLKDYKKVLHHDITVYGWVRSFRANRFIALNDGSTINNLQIVVDFENFDEAIIKNISTASSLKVVGEVVESQGAGQSVEIIAKKIIVLGDNFTEELQSTILQPKKHSLEKLREQAHLRFRTNLFGAVFRVRHAVSFAVHSFFNQNQFFYINTPVITGADAEGAGEMFGVTNFDLNNMPRTEEGDIDFAQDFFGKKTNLTVSGQLEGETAAMGLGRIYTFGPTFRAENSNTTRHLAEFWMIEPEVAFNNLEDNIDLAEDFLKYVIQYVLDNCKDDLEFLDNRFAEEQKTKPEKERAKEGLIEKLQNVVAKRFKRVSYTEAIEILLNSKENKKGKFAYPVESWGTDLQSEHERYLVEKHFESPVVLFDYPKEIKAFYMKLNDDNKTVAAMDVLFPGIGEIIGGSEREARLDVLKQKMADMHVDEHELWWYLDTRKFGSVPHAGFGLGLERLVLFVTGMTNIRDVIPFPRTPKSAEF encoded by the coding sequence ATGAAAAAGCAAACGATCAAAGAAGTCCTAAAGGATTACAAGAAAGTATTACATCATGACATTACAGTTTACGGATGGGTAAGATCATTCCGTGCAAATCGCTTTATTGCACTTAATGATGGTTCTACGATTAATAATTTGCAGATAGTTGTTGATTTCGAAAATTTTGATGAAGCAATCATCAAGAATATCAGTACTGCTTCTTCCCTGAAAGTAGTGGGTGAAGTAGTGGAAAGCCAGGGAGCAGGACAGTCTGTGGAAATTATCGCTAAAAAGATTATTGTTTTAGGAGATAATTTTACAGAAGAACTTCAGAGTACAATTCTTCAGCCTAAGAAACACAGTCTTGAAAAACTTCGTGAGCAGGCACACTTAAGATTCAGAACAAACCTTTTCGGAGCAGTGTTCAGAGTGCGCCATGCAGTAAGCTTTGCGGTTCACTCGTTCTTCAATCAAAACCAGTTCTTCTATATCAACACACCGGTTATTACAGGAGCAGATGCAGAAGGAGCAGGTGAAATGTTTGGAGTAACCAATTTTGACCTGAACAATATGCCGAGAACTGAGGAAGGAGATATTGATTTTGCACAGGATTTCTTCGGTAAAAAAACAAACCTTACCGTTTCAGGACAGCTTGAAGGAGAAACTGCAGCCATGGGATTAGGAAGAATCTATACATTCGGACCTACTTTCCGTGCTGAAAATTCTAACACCACAAGACACCTTGCAGAATTCTGGATGATTGAGCCGGAAGTTGCTTTCAACAACCTTGAAGACAATATCGACCTTGCGGAAGATTTCTTAAAATATGTAATCCAGTATGTATTGGATAACTGTAAAGATGATCTTGAGTTCTTAGACAACCGTTTTGCAGAAGAACAGAAAACAAAACCGGAAAAAGAAAGAGCAAAAGAAGGTCTTATCGAAAAACTTCAGAATGTAGTGGCTAAGCGTTTCAAGCGTGTAAGCTATACAGAAGCAATCGAAATCCTATTGAACTCGAAAGAAAATAAAAAAGGAAAATTTGCTTACCCGGTTGAAAGTTGGGGAACAGATCTTCAGTCTGAGCATGAAAGATATCTTGTTGAAAAACATTTTGAAAGCCCGGTCGTATTATTTGATTATCCGAAAGAGATCAAAGCTTTCTATATGAAACTGAACGATGACAATAAAACCGTTGCAGCTATGGATGTTCTTTTCCCTGGTATTGGTGAAATCATCGGTGGATCAGAAAGAGAAGCAAGACTGGATGTTTTAAAACAGAAAATGGCAGATATGCATGTAGATGAACATGAGCTTTGGTGGTATCTTGATACCAGAAAATTCGGTTCTGTGCCGCATGCAGGCTTTGGTTTAGGACTTGAAAGATTAGTTCTTTTCGTAACAGGAATGACGAATATCAGAGATGTGATTCCTTTCCCAAGAACGCCGAAAAGTGCTGAATTCTAG
- a CDS encoding SDR family NAD(P)-dependent oxidoreductase yields the protein METKKVWFVTGASKGLGFELVKKLLSEGFQVAATSRTVESLISTIGETSENFLPLSVNITDNNDIKSAIAKTVEHFGRIDVVVNNAGYGQIGTLEELSDEEARENYAVNVFGTLNVIRNAMPYLREQRSGNIFNISSVGGYSANFPGWGIYCSTKFAVAGFTEALAEEVKDFGIHATVVYPGYFRTDFLTKDSVKTPSNPIQAYEAARNSEQAHLNDINGNQPNDPEKAADVLIQISKEKNPPVHLLLGVGTIEFLNNKIDILKKDAEKWESLTVSTAI from the coding sequence ATGGAAACAAAAAAAGTATGGTTCGTGACAGGAGCTTCAAAAGGCTTAGGATTCGAGTTGGTAAAAAAATTATTATCCGAAGGATTTCAGGTTGCTGCAACAAGCCGTACCGTTGAATCCCTGATCTCCACCATCGGAGAAACTTCTGAAAACTTCCTTCCGCTTAGCGTAAACATCACAGACAACAACGATATAAAATCTGCTATTGCCAAAACGGTTGAACATTTCGGACGAATTGATGTAGTTGTCAACAATGCTGGTTATGGACAAATCGGAACCTTGGAGGAGCTTTCGGATGAAGAAGCAAGAGAAAATTATGCTGTGAATGTTTTCGGAACCTTAAATGTGATCAGAAATGCGATGCCTTATCTCCGTGAGCAAAGATCCGGAAACATCTTCAATATTTCTTCTGTTGGAGGGTATTCTGCTAATTTTCCGGGTTGGGGAATTTACTGTTCAACAAAATTTGCTGTTGCCGGATTTACTGAAGCTTTGGCTGAAGAAGTAAAAGATTTCGGAATTCATGCTACCGTTGTGTATCCTGGATATTTCCGCACAGATTTTTTAACTAAAGATTCTGTGAAAACACCTTCTAATCCTATTCAGGCTTATGAAGCGGCAAGAAATTCTGAACAGGCCCATCTTAATGACATCAACGGAAACCAGCCTAATGATCCGGAAAAAGCAGCTGATGTACTGATCCAGATCAGTAAAGAGAAAAATCCGCCTGTACATTTATTATTGGGTGTCGGAACGATAGAATTTCTGAATAACAAAATTGATATTTTAAAGAAAGACGCTGAAAAATGGGAAAGTCTGACTGTTTCCACTGCGATTTAA
- the rpoN gene encoding RNA polymerase factor sigma-54, translated as MLKQHLQLKLGQKLAPQQIQLMKLIQLHTLEFEEELERELEENPALEIAKEDSKEDEYSSLEDAYKDEGTESIETDFDVNEYIYDDEPSYKTASSNYSPDDEEFDNESLLTEGQSLYDYLTEQIHLINISDEDLKIAEYLIGNLDTDGYLRREIKSIVDDLAFSQGIYTTKEKVEDILENYVQKLDPSGVGARGLQECLLLQIEKKVSSDKAVSLAANILRHQFEALTNKHYNKIIQKYDIEEEDLKDALEEISKLSPKVGGNFDTQTITINQEIIPDFVIQVKDGLVIPMLNSKNAPTLRVSEEYKDILTTYSHDKNSSEHKQAALFIKQKLDAAKWYIDAINQRQNTLLQTITAIVKFQKDYFITGDEKSLKPMILKDVADITGFDISTISRVVKSKYADTPNGIVYLKDLFSDSLTNDDGEEVSTKEIKTHLQEVISKENKRKPLTDDALVVILKEQGYNIARRTIAKYREQLNIPVARLRKEL; from the coding sequence ATGCTTAAACAACACTTACAACTCAAATTAGGACAAAAGCTGGCCCCTCAGCAAATCCAGTTGATGAAGCTTATTCAACTTCATACTCTTGAATTTGAAGAGGAGTTGGAGAGAGAGTTAGAAGAAAACCCGGCTTTGGAAATTGCGAAAGAAGATTCTAAGGAAGATGAATACTCTTCCCTGGAAGATGCTTATAAGGATGAGGGTACAGAAAGCATTGAAACAGATTTCGACGTCAATGAATATATCTATGACGATGAACCGAGCTATAAAACTGCATCCAGCAACTATTCTCCGGATGATGAAGAATTTGACAACGAAAGCCTTCTCACAGAGGGACAGTCCTTATATGACTATCTTACAGAACAGATTCACCTGATTAATATCAGTGATGAAGATCTTAAGATTGCAGAATACCTTATCGGGAACTTAGATACAGACGGATATCTTAGAAGAGAAATCAAGTCTATTGTTGATGATCTGGCTTTCTCACAAGGAATTTACACAACTAAAGAAAAAGTTGAGGATATTCTGGAGAACTATGTTCAGAAACTGGATCCATCTGGAGTAGGAGCAAGAGGCCTGCAGGAATGTTTATTGCTGCAAATTGAAAAGAAAGTAAGCTCAGATAAAGCAGTTTCTTTAGCTGCCAATATTTTGAGACATCAGTTTGAAGCCCTGACGAATAAGCACTACAATAAGATCATTCAGAAATATGATATTGAAGAAGAAGATCTGAAAGATGCACTGGAAGAAATCTCAAAATTATCCCCGAAAGTAGGAGGGAACTTCGATACACAAACAATTACAATTAATCAGGAAATTATTCCGGATTTTGTGATTCAGGTAAAAGATGGATTGGTGATTCCTATGCTCAACAGCAAAAATGCACCTACTTTAAGAGTTTCTGAAGAATATAAAGATATTCTGACTACTTATTCCCATGATAAAAACTCATCGGAACATAAGCAGGCTGCATTATTTATCAAGCAGAAACTGGATGCCGCAAAATGGTATATAGATGCTATTAATCAGCGTCAGAATACTTTATTACAGACGATTACAGCCATTGTAAAGTTTCAGAAGGATTATTTCATTACCGGAGACGAAAAGTCTCTGAAACCAATGATTCTGAAGGACGTTGCTGATATTACAGGATTTGATATCTCCACTATTTCAAGGGTGGTAAAAAGTAAGTATGCAGATACCCCTAACGGGATTGTATATCTTAAAGACCTGTTTTCAGACAGCTTAACGAATGATGATGGAGAGGAAGTTTCTACCAAAGAGATCAAAACCCATCTTCAGGAAGTAATCAGTAAAGAAAACAAAAGAAAGCCGCTTACCGATGATGCATTAGTGGTAATTCTAAAGGAACAGGGTTATAATATTGCCAGAAGAACGATTGCGAAATATCGTGAACAGCTCAATATTCCTGTCGCAAGATTAAGAAAAGAACTTTAA
- a CDS encoding AraC family transcriptional regulator produces the protein MMKIKLLLLFLIIGNVFCHSQTHDIEKNIPEHNTYEELEKEFYGSRAGEGNSKSIADSYLKKAKSEKNISHIAEGYVMLHFDEDLPNALKYLDSLQHITQNSKENTYPARTYLLRGNLYFRNDNLQSALNNYILGLKYAKEKGNKRQIAMAHISIAYLNNYIGKHAETAKVLRHYAYDADYMNEVEKNSLKLNLADAYIEINKMDSAYVLIQNGLQDSKKNNDVYRYYQNLGLLGYYHLHSKNYQKAIDGLLECEKYFFTNSSGSKRNQHYTLLYLGKSYAGLQEKEKAVDFFRKIDSMVLETNYIYPELRDVYTYLIDYYKENGDKEKQLYYVDRFLKVDQVLDTQFRYISRELPRRYDTPELQQEKENITNELTKRKSLFYIVLSLLLISHLLFINFYFKYKKSEKNYKKIAQDLIQSVNENRVGKHKDSEFKKETLSEPLPIENTVNSEDRTTRTISEDIAQTILRELEIFENKDQFLNKGITLGSLAKKIKTNSKYLSEIINTYKGKNFATYLNDLRIDYAISRLANDRKFRSYKIPFIAEELGYNNEQAFTLAFKKRTGTPLSIYLKEIENMSSN, from the coding sequence ATGATGAAAATAAAACTTTTACTACTGTTTTTGATTATCGGGAATGTGTTCTGTCATTCACAAACCCATGATATAGAAAAAAATATCCCCGAACACAATACTTATGAAGAATTGGAAAAAGAATTCTATGGCAGCCGTGCGGGAGAAGGAAACAGTAAAAGTATTGCAGACTCATATCTTAAAAAGGCAAAATCTGAAAAAAATATCAGTCATATTGCTGAGGGATATGTTATGCTTCATTTTGACGAAGACTTGCCCAATGCTTTAAAATATCTTGACAGCTTACAGCATATCACCCAAAATTCTAAAGAAAATACCTATCCGGCCAGAACTTATCTTTTAAGAGGAAATCTTTATTTTAGAAATGATAATCTTCAGTCTGCATTGAATAATTATATCTTAGGGCTGAAGTATGCAAAAGAAAAAGGAAATAAGAGGCAGATTGCCATGGCACACATCAGTATTGCCTATCTGAATAATTATATTGGAAAACACGCGGAAACAGCTAAAGTATTAAGACATTATGCCTATGATGCTGATTATATGAATGAGGTTGAGAAAAACTCTCTCAAACTGAATCTGGCTGATGCTTACATAGAAATTAATAAAATGGATTCTGCGTATGTATTGATACAGAATGGCTTACAGGATTCCAAAAAAAATAATGATGTTTACCGTTATTATCAGAATCTTGGACTGCTGGGATATTATCATCTGCATTCAAAAAATTATCAGAAAGCTATTGATGGTTTATTGGAATGTGAAAAATATTTTTTTACAAATAGTAGTGGCAGTAAAAGAAACCAGCATTATACTCTTTTATATTTAGGGAAATCCTATGCCGGGCTTCAGGAAAAAGAAAAAGCTGTAGACTTTTTCCGGAAGATTGATTCTATGGTTCTTGAAACAAATTATATCTATCCGGAGCTGAGAGATGTATATACTTACCTGATTGATTATTATAAAGAAAACGGTGATAAAGAAAAACAACTGTATTATGTGGATCGCTTTTTAAAAGTTGATCAGGTTCTGGATACTCAATTCAGATATATTTCCAGAGAGCTTCCGAGAAGATATGATACTCCGGAACTACAGCAGGAGAAAGAAAATATTACCAATGAGCTTACAAAAAGAAAGAGTCTCTTTTATATTGTTTTAAGTCTTTTGCTTATATCACATTTATTATTTATCAACTTTTATTTCAAATACAAAAAATCAGAAAAAAATTATAAAAAGATTGCCCAGGATCTGATCCAGTCTGTTAATGAAAACAGAGTAGGAAAGCACAAAGATTCTGAATTCAAAAAAGAAACCCTGTCTGAGCCTCTTCCGATAGAAAATACAGTAAATTCAGAAGACAGAACTACTAGAACAATCTCAGAAGATATTGCCCAAACCATTTTAAGAGAACTTGAAATCTTTGAAAACAAAGACCAGTTTTTAAACAAAGGAATTACATTGGGAAGTCTCGCCAAAAAGATAAAAACAAACTCTAAATATCTGTCGGAAATTATCAATACTTACAAAGGGAAAAATTTTGCAACGTACCTCAACGATCTCCGTATTGATTATGCCATCAGCAGATTGGCCAATGACAGAAAATTCAGGTCCTATAAAATTCCATTTATCGCAGAAGAATTAGGGTATAATAATGAGCAGGCTTTCACTTTAGCCTTCAAAAAACGAACCGGAACCCCTCTTTCCATCTATTTGAAAGAGATTGAAAATATGTCTTCAAATTAG